In a genomic window of Glaciimonas sp. PCH181:
- a CDS encoding APC family permease — MQQGVAESGVQDGGLHRTISWTGAFWAASGVPALVLFNIGALSSTVGQPAWILWILSILMGFAQCFTYAEIAGLFPHKSGGASVYGAIAWVRYSKFIAPISVWCNWFAWSPVLALGTSLAGGYILTSLFPADAAINTWSLVLVHLDFVQPGLSLRINAVAILGTLLLLIAFAIQHHGISKATKTQMILGVTSLLPLILIGIVPLVTGDMPSQHFFPLLPLAHDALGKVIFGSYNMPGVTLIAGGMFIAAWATYGFETAVCYTSEFKDPKKDTFKAIFYSGLLCIGVFSLLPMAFQGHLGLGQLVTPAVVDAAGVVTTPAVYGGMLDPGLYDGTSVGLILAKMVGGGAVITNVIVAMLVLSLMLAVMTSMMGSSRTLYQGSVDGWLPKYLSRVNSHGAPTAAMWTDLTFNLVLLMMSNNIMLLAIGNVGYLIFNFLNLQSGWIHRLDRGNWNRPYKAKNWLLGLGAVFGFVNLAFMGMGADIWGPGTLRNGLIFAALIVPVFMYRHFVQDKGKFPAAFAKDMHLDDDVKTHGGWLPYAALVLAVVVVWVAHSYAVLP, encoded by the coding sequence TTGCAGCAAGGGGTGGCCGAAAGTGGCGTCCAGGATGGCGGATTACATAGAACAATTAGCTGGACCGGGGCATTCTGGGCAGCCAGTGGTGTTCCCGCTTTGGTACTTTTTAATATTGGCGCGTTGTCCTCCACGGTTGGCCAGCCAGCCTGGATACTGTGGATATTGTCGATCCTGATGGGGTTTGCGCAATGTTTTACCTATGCGGAAATAGCTGGGCTATTTCCGCATAAATCGGGCGGAGCTTCTGTCTATGGCGCGATCGCCTGGGTGCGGTATAGCAAATTTATTGCGCCCATTTCGGTCTGGTGTAACTGGTTCGCGTGGTCGCCGGTGCTGGCGCTGGGAACCTCTCTGGCGGGCGGTTATATTCTGACTTCGCTATTCCCGGCGGATGCTGCTATCAATACCTGGTCGTTGGTATTGGTGCATCTGGACTTCGTCCAACCCGGCCTGTCGTTAAGAATTAACGCGGTCGCTATTTTAGGTACGCTTTTATTGCTGATTGCGTTCGCGATTCAGCATCATGGGATTTCCAAGGCGACCAAAACCCAAATGATTCTCGGTGTGACGTCGTTGTTGCCACTGATCCTCATCGGTATTGTTCCGTTAGTCACTGGCGATATGCCTAGTCAACATTTCTTCCCGCTGTTGCCTTTGGCGCACGACGCTTTAGGTAAAGTAATTTTTGGTAGTTACAACATGCCCGGCGTCACACTGATTGCTGGCGGTATGTTTATTGCCGCTTGGGCGACCTACGGTTTTGAGACTGCGGTGTGCTACACCAGCGAATTTAAAGACCCTAAAAAAGATACTTTCAAAGCGATTTTTTATTCAGGCTTGCTGTGTATCGGCGTCTTCAGTTTGTTGCCTATGGCATTTCAGGGACACTTGGGTCTTGGTCAGCTTGTGACGCCAGCGGTGGTCGATGCGGCGGGTGTTGTGACCACGCCCGCGGTGTATGGCGGCATGCTGGATCCCGGTTTGTATGACGGCACCAGCGTTGGCCTGATATTGGCAAAAATGGTCGGCGGTGGCGCTGTCATTACCAATGTTATCGTCGCCATGTTGGTCCTGTCGCTGATGCTGGCGGTCATGACTTCAATGATGGGCTCATCGCGGACTTTGTATCAAGGTTCGGTCGATGGCTGGCTGCCGAAGTATCTTTCGCGCGTCAATTCACACGGCGCACCGACTGCGGCGATGTGGACTGATCTGACTTTCAATCTGGTATTGCTGATGATGTCCAACAACATCATGTTGCTGGCAATCGGTAACGTCGGTTATCTGATTTTCAACTTCCTGAACTTGCAATCCGGTTGGATTCATCGTCTGGATCGTGGCAATTGGAACCGTCCTTACAAGGCTAAAAACTGGTTGCTCGGCCTTGGTGCGGTGTTCGGGTTTGTTAATCTGGCCTTCATGGGCATGGGTGCCGATATCTGGGGTCCTGGCACATTGCGCAACGGATTGATCTTTGCTGCGCTGATTGTGCCAGTGTTTATGTATCGCCATTTTGTGCAGGACAAGGGTAAATTTCCGGCGGCTTTTGCCAAGGATATGCATCTGGACGATGACGTCAAGACGCATGGCGGCTGGCTTCCTTATGCGGCATTGGTGCTGGCAGTTGTTGTGGTCTGGGTGGCGCATAGCTATGCCGTGTTGCCTTAA